tagcaaaggcacatactccactatgtatgtgtcataccagccttatttataatagccagaaactggaaaggacccagatgcccttcaacaaagcaatggatacagaaaatgtggaaagtctacacaatggaatattattcagctatcaaaaacaatgactatgaaattcataggcatatggatgggactagaaaatatcatcctgagtgacgtaacccaatcacagaaaaccatacatggtgtgtactcattggtaagtggacattagcccaaatgctcgaattaccccagatgcacgtgtcttttttatatgttggggcatcttttggttatgtgcccaagagagctatagctggatcctcaggcagttcaatgtccaattttctgaggaacctccagactgatttccagtatggttgtaccagtctgcaatcacaccaacaatggaggagtgttcctctttctctgcatcctcgccagcatctgctgtcacctgagtttttgatcttagccattctcactggtgtgaggtgaaatctcagggttgttttgatttgcatttcccttataactaaagatgttgaacatttctttaggtgcttctcagccatttgacattcctcagctgtgaattgtttagcACTGaatcccattttaataggattacttGTTTCCCGGCAGTCTACCATtatgagttgtttgtatatattggatataagccctctatcagttgtacggttggtaacgatcttttcccaatctgttggttgccattttgtcctaacaacagtgtcctttaccttacagaagctttgcagttttatgagatcacacttatcgattcttgatcttagagcataagccattggtgttttgttcaggaaattttctccagtgcccatgtgttcgagattcttccccacttttttttccaattagtttgagtgtgtctggtttgatgtggaggtccttgatccacttggacttaagctttgtacagggtgataaacatggatcaatctgaattcttctacctgctgacctccagttgaaccagcaccatttgctgaaaaggctatcttttttccattggatggttttggctcctttgtcaaaaatcaagagaccataggtgtgtgggttcatttctgactcttcagattctattccactggtctgtctgtctgtctctgtaccaataccacacagttttttttatcactattgctctgtaatactgcttgagttcagggatcatGATTCCCccttgaacattactttaggtgctgTTTGGACAGTCAAATATCCTCagatgagaatattttgtttagctctgtaccccatttttaatagggttatttggctctctcgAGTCTAACTTCTTATCCTCTATCTCTTTATTTCATCATATTCCaccatgtttctttttgttctattttcatATGAtcctttatttgtttgattttcatttcattgtttgtttgattgtttgccTGTTGAGAAATGATTTCTCTAtctacctctggctgtcctggaaatcacttaGTAGATCAGGCCAGATTAGCTCATAGATATCTATgtacctgcctcttcctccaagtactaggattgaaggtgtgtttcaccacacctggctccatTTTTTTGGGATTCTATaactgcttgtttgttttttaggagagacagaaagggtgtgaATTgagatagaagagaaggtggagtGGATCCCAGATAGGTTGGGGTGGGAAAGATATAATCAGAACTAATGTTatgaaaatatctattttcaataaataaaagacagaaaacaggggaagggggagataACTAACTgctcaagagcactgactgcttttacaGAGAACCATAGGTCATTTTCACACATTCACAAAGATGCTCCCATCTGTAACACCTTTTAGGATCCTAAGAACTGATGACCATAAGACATACACAGTACTGCATGGTGCAAAGACAAATAGTTTAAATATTATGTAAATCtgctttttaatttctatattatttataatcttttattttataggTAGTGGTGTGTTACctccatgtatgtttgtgtgaaggTGTTAGGTCCCCTGGATCTGCAATCACGGACAGTTTTAAGCCATCACCTGTGTGCTGGGAATGAACGCAAGTCCTCTGGATGCACAGCCAATGCTCATAACTGCttaatcatctctccagcccctattatATGAATCTTAGGAAGAAAACCAGAAAGGATCAGCTGAACCAATTGTCTAGAGATGGTGCCACCAAGAATGGAAGGTAGACAGGTTTAAAGCTCATACTATAAAAGGAGTCAGAAACAGGATAATATCTAGTTTGAGTCTACCCTGTGTTATAGGCTTGAAGTATTTTACCTAGCCAGCAATAAATAATATGTATGGGTGTTAAGAAGAAGAGAAAATCTAAACATCTAGACTTGAATGTGAGATACTACAAGTGTACAAACGCTGAGTGTCAGAGCTCTGGCAACACAGATTATGGGAGAGCAAGCAATGTGGAAAGGACACATGGATCATTAAAGTTAACCAGACTATTCTGCCCTTCTCCATGGTTCTCAAGCCTAGAATCTACAACCATCTATGCCAAGTTATTTCTCCAAACCGGATTTAGGGTTAGGGGAAATCCTTAAGAATATGTCTTTGTGGGTCTccatctgctcccagagctggggctatTCCACAGCCTTCAGACACAAAACATGCcttcagagagctggtctgccaggtgTACTCTCCCTCCTAAGCAGAGAGCCCACGTgtgggaccccactttctctctattGACTGTACAAGGAGAGACACGCCTGAGCACCCGGGCCTCAGGAGCTGCAAGGCAGTCTGGTACAGgactcttctggtctctatctgtgcccagagctgggacTGTCCCACAGCACTGAGACCCAAAACCTCAAATAGCTGTTCTTCCAGGAGCGCTCTCACTCGgaagatcacaggttcacaggcccacaggagagaCAAGCTACAGTGAGAAACAGCAAGATTAACTAACGTCAGCAATAACCTGGGACACCCTGTATGCTGGGAACTCTACCAACTTAGCCCACTCCTAGTACCCTAACAAAATAGTAATGGAATCAAGCCatactcctgcctctaccttttgAGGAGATGCTACTGCAGTTTATTGAAAACACGTAAAATTCAGTCCTCGTTCTCCAGAACATACTTCTTAATGTTAAAAGTTGTTTGTCCCAAATCCAATGACAATAATatctatgaaatattttatttttattatcagcaACAGATTGAACCCTGAATTGACTCAAAATCAGACTGTTTTTGGTCATATGACTAAAATTCACCCAAGTATAGTGATTCACACCAGTAATCCTATCAGGAAGAAGgatgctgagtcaggaggattgctAAAACTTAAATATCTAAAACAACCTTAACTTAAGAGCAAGACCCAGTCTCATCATACAAAACTCTAAACTATGTAATAAGTAAGCAAAtcaaaaaaatccaaatattaaGTGATGTGTTGTTAATCAACAAGTGAAATGTTTGAGGGGCAGGTTTCTGTCAAGGTATTCTCACACAGAGCTCTGATTCAACCAGTGAAGTGGTTGGGAGTTATGTATAGAAATCAAAGGGTGGAGCTTAACCAACTAATGCAGTTCCAGTTTGGGTTTAGAGGCGTGGCtgcaacagagagagacaggcagagagctaTATAAAGGCTCCAGTGGAGCCAGAGAAACTATTCAGAGACCTGGAGCCTGGATAGCTGCCTGGTTTCCCTGGGACTGAGAGACCTCTGTGAAGTACTCAGAACTGGTATGTAATTGGTTTCCCTTGAGTCATGCAGTTTGATGTAAACCTTTAGATGCCAAGATATGATAAcacattttaatttctgtctctttaTATGAGCTCATTGAAGACCTTGGATTTAATTCCAAATCAAGGTTTAGCTTCATCTCAAACATCTAGGTTAGCCTATTGATTTCATTATTGtggttgattttttaaaagaagtttacCTTATTCAGGCTTTCTTAGAAATGGCCGTGTGTCTCTGGGTAGGCTGGATatcaaaatcctcctgactcagcagtCTCCTCAGGGCTAAGAATACTAGCGTGTTCCCTCATATTTTCATTCTCACAAATGcttgctgtgtttgtttttgtgagaccCTGGCTATTACTGGAGACCTGAAGACCATGTGTCTTTGATCCTCTTGAACTCACAATACCTAGAATTATACTTGGGAGTTACTCAAATATCTTACCTTAGCCTTTGCTTTGCATCTTTTTAACATAGCTTTGTTTTTGGATAGGGTCTGCTTTTGGGAACAAGGAAAACCCCTAAATTTTAAGAGCCCACTGCTGTCATTCTTAGTAGAAATTCAATTTTGATCCACAACaggaggtttttttgtttcttttattatttgtttgcttatttgtttgtttcactatttctttgttgttttgttggtttttccttttttgtttggtttgttttttgcatttttattgaaaaattgttTATCtacattaacttgagtatttcttatttaaatttcgattgtcattcctcttcccgatttccgggccaacatcgcCCTAACCTCTCcacctccacttctatatgggcttcccatccccatcctcccccattaccaccctccccccaacaatcacatttactggacattcagtcttggcaggaccaagggcttccccttccactggtgctcttactaggctattcattgctacctatgaggttggagcccagggtcagtccatttatagtctttgggtagctgacattcgcctatgtatttgctctattctggctgtgtctcttaggagagatctacatccggttcctgtcagcctgcacttctttgcttcatgcttttttcatgttttttggatgattttattgatttacattacAGAAGATACcccacttcctggtttcccctctacaactcccctctcattttttttatctaAAGTACAGTCTTTTCAGACTCCTTCCCAAGAAGTTTTCTGACTGGAGACCTTAGAAGATGAGTGTTCAGACTCCACCCACACTCCAGAAGCTGGCAAGGCAAGCTCTGGTGAGAAATGAGGCTGTGGCCGTGTCCTGTGTGGGGGAGCTGCCTACTGTGCTCTTCCCAGCACTGTTCAAGGAGGCATTCGAGGGCAGACACATCAACCTCGTGAAGGAAATGGTGGCAGATTggccttttccctctctccctgtgggTGCATTGATGAAGACACCTAACCTGGAAACTTTGCAGGCTGTGCTAGATGGAGTAGACATGCGACTGACAAGAAAGTTTCACCCCAGGTAAGGAATAACCTATTACTGTAGAAGAGAGCACATGGACTACACAGTAGAGATCATCAAGGTGGTTGGCTTAGTTATACGTGGATCAGAAGATTCTGATTGCATCATCATGCAGCGATACATGGTTCTTGAAAGCTATTTACTTGTCCTAAGGATAGGTCAATATGGATGATAGTTGAATATGGATTAGCGTAAATGTAGCCTCACAGTAGAATGAGTGTATACCTCATATAACTAGCATTCCCACAACCACTTATAATGTGACTAAGGAAAAATAAGGTTTACcttattgaaagaaaaatactcaAGTGGACAGAAGTCCGGGAAAGGATCTGGAGCATGCCTGAGTCCTGTTTGGATATCGGGTGCTTAAAAACATTCATCTTAATAGGGGGGAGAACTGAGTTTAGACATATGTAGTAAAAGCTGATACAGAGTCTCATGGCATTCATGTTTCACCAACAGGAGGACAAAACTACAGGTTCTTGATCTGAGAAATGTACACCATTCCTTCTGGAACATATGGACTGGAGAAGAGGACAGCAGCTGTTCAGCAGAGAATTTGGAGGAAAAGCCAGTAGTGAAGGTCTTTCCCAAATATGCACTGAGAGATCAGTGTGTGAAGGTGATAGTTGAATTGTGTATCTGGTCCTGCCTTGATGAAGCACAAGCATACTTCTTGAAGTGGGCCCAGCAGAGAAAGGCCTCCCTACATTTCTGCTGTACAAAGATGAAGATCTGGCGCCTGCCAGTCCATGCTATCAGAGAGATCATGAATGTTTTTGATCCACAACATATCACAGAATTAGAACTGCATGCAGAGCAGACTCTGTTAGACCTGGAAGATTTTGCTGCCTACTTTGGACAGATGAGAAATCTCCGCAAACTCTTCCTGGAAGCCCTGCAAGGGATGATCTCCTCTAATCGAAATGAAacaagagacagagaagccaACTATATGAAGAATTTTATATCTCAATTCTGCAAATTCAATTGTCTCCAGCATCTCTGTGTCCATTTTCTCAGAGATCACATGAATCAAGTCCTAGGGTAAGTAAGAATGAAGAGCTATGTCTGATACCAAAGCAAATCTGTCTCTCTTATCTTAAAGATTAGTGGTTCATGATGCCAGTAGTCATTAGTAACAAATATTCAGAGAGAAATAAGCCTCAGGATTTATGTTGTATTTTCATGTATATTGAATGACATCCAGTAAATTTTACAAGTGAAATCAGTGTCTCAAATGAGCACTCATGAATTAAAAAATTGACTTGGACTTAAGATAGATAATAAGAGTGGGTTGGAATTCTACCAGGTTTCATACCCAGGAGTTGGGGGACTCATTAGCATAGTGAGAACCTGAGCTATATGCTCAAATTTGAGAGAAGAACCTTCTATCATCCCTCAATTCCCTTGGACAAAACATTGAGAGCCTAAGTAGCACTGAGTGCATGGGACAGGGGGTAGAGCTTAGCCTGTAAATGAGAACATGGGTACcttcagaaggaaggagagaatccaGATTCAGTGAGCACACAGCAGATATGGAGATGCTGCCAGGATTTTATTGGGATGGAAGTTCCTCTGTGTGCTTTCTGGACTCATGAGCTGAACCGCTTTTCAGTTTGAGAGTGAAGTCAGTCCATGAACTGTGGGGTGGGCATGACTAATCAATTTCCAACAGGAAGCATCATAAATGATGTCCTTGATCATTTAGTCAAACTCACCGTGGGGCACCTGGTTCCCTCTACCACTCTTTACATTCCAGCCAAATCTCTACAACACCATTAGCCAGAACTGACCCCCTGTTCTATCCCTAGGTGCCTGATGACGCCTTTGGAGACCCTCTCAGTTACTTGCTACATAATTTCACAGAATGAGTTGAATTCCTTCTCCTGCTGTAAGAGCCTCTTTCAGTTAAAACATCTGGAATTGAGAGGAGTGATCTTACATGATGTGGATATTATGTCTCTGAGAGGTTTCCTAGAGAAAGTGGCAGACACTCTTGAGACTCTGGATTTGCAGTGTTGTAGGATGAAGGACTCTCAGCTTTATGCCCTCCTACCTGCCCTCAGAAATTTCTCTCAGCTCACCACGGTCAAGTTCTACAGCAACAAATTCTCCATGCCCATTCTGAAGGACCTGTTGCAGCACACAGCCAACTGGAGCACGGTGAACGTGGAACAATACCCTGCCCCTCTGGAGTGCTATGATGACTCAGCTCAAGTTTCTGTGGAAAGATTTGCCCAACTTTGTCGTGAGCTCATGGATACACTCAGGGCAATACGGCAGCCCTATAACATCTCCTTTGCTACAGAAATCTGTTATACATGTGGTGAGCGCTGTGTCTATCATAATGGGCCCAGGCTTTGTTGTTGCTGGCAGTAAATTGGGAAATAGAACTTCTGTATTTCAATAAGAACCAGGCTTGGGTTGAATGGGATCACAATGGAAAGACACTTTTATTGCACAAGTGCAGAAAAATTCAGTGTGAAATTGAcatgtatataaaaaaaaaaaggtttcttgGCACTTCTTTCCCTTGTCTTTTCCTCAGCTACATTTACAACCCTCTGGTGTCGCTGAGCAGTTAAGTGCACTAAACCTTTAAGTTAAAGTAAGCAACATAGACACAACTCCAGTGAAGTAGGATTAAATGGACCACAGAAGATGAAAATACAGCACATTCACACCACAAGGCCCCTTGCACCCCTCAGAGATGCCTAAATGGAAGAAGACAATCCAGGGCAAAGTAAACAGGCTTTCCAGTCTGGCTGTCTACTCTTGATCTTTATGTCATGAGTCCATGAGATTACTAGCAGGATCCTCTATGCCCTTTATACTACAGCCACATGTCTGTAGAGCATTATTCCTACAGACTCCCAAACTCTATGTAGTACACTAAGTGTATGTAAAGGTGTCCAATAATATGCAGGTCCCTCTACTATATAAAGCATTTGCTTTACAAAAGAATTTTATTCTAAACAATTTCTTTGCAAAACTAAGAAAAATTCACCCTCAGACTAGTCATTGTAATTCCTTACTGTTTAGTGAACtatcaataaaattattataCACTGTGTTTATTAAACACATAAGTCATAAGTTCTCTGTTTACATATCATTGTTATTGTCTACACTGAATAATGGATCTAAATTTAAGGACTCAACAAATGCCCTCTGGAgagaagccaaaataaacacaTTGATGCCAGGAATATCACATTTCATACTCTTTCGAGGATTAATAAAGTTATCAGCTAAATTGGAACCCATGTGGACATTTATTTGTACACAAgaagacaaaagaacaaaaaagaa
This is a stretch of genomic DNA from Rattus norvegicus strain BN/NHsdMcwi chromosome 14, GRCr8, whole genome shotgun sequence. It encodes these proteins:
- the LOC120096511 gene encoding PRAME family member 8-like isoform X2; its protein translation is MSVQTPPTLQKLARQALVRNEAVAVSCVGELPTVLFPALFKEAFEGRHINLVKEMVADWPFPSLPVGALMKTPNLETLQAVLDGVDMRLTRKFHPRTKLQVLDLRNVHHSFWNIWTGEEDSSCSAENLEEKPVVKVFPKYALRDQCVKVIVELCIWSCLDEAQAYFLKWAQQRKASLHFCCTKMKIWRLPVHAIREIMNVFDPQHITELELHAEQTLLDLEDFAAYFGQMRNLRKLFLEALQGMISSNRNETRDREANYMKNFISQFCKFNCLQHLCVHFLRDHMNQVLGCLMTPLETLSVTCYIISQNELNSFSCCKSLFQLKHLELRGVILHDVDIMSLRGFLEKVADTLETLDLQCCRMKDSQLYALLPALRNFSQLTTVKFYSNKFSMPILKDLLQHTANWSTVNVEQYPAPLECYDDSAQVSVERFAQLCRELMDTLRAIRQPYNISFATEICYTCGERCVYHNGPRLCCCWQ
- the LOC120096511 gene encoding PRAME family member 8-like isoform X1 is translated as MSVQTPPTLQKLARQALVRNEAVAVSCVGELPTVLFPALFKEAFEGRHINLVKEMVADWPFPSLPVGALMKTPNLETLQAVLDGVDMRLTRKFHPRRTKLQVLDLRNVHHSFWNIWTGEEDSSCSAENLEEKPVVKVFPKYALRDQCVKVIVELCIWSCLDEAQAYFLKWAQQRKASLHFCCTKMKIWRLPVHAIREIMNVFDPQHITELELHAEQTLLDLEDFAAYFGQMRNLRKLFLEALQGMISSNRNETRDREANYMKNFISQFCKFNCLQHLCVHFLRDHMNQVLGCLMTPLETLSVTCYIISQNELNSFSCCKSLFQLKHLELRGVILHDVDIMSLRGFLEKVADTLETLDLQCCRMKDSQLYALLPALRNFSQLTTVKFYSNKFSMPILKDLLQHTANWSTVNVEQYPAPLECYDDSAQVSVERFAQLCRELMDTLRAIRQPYNISFATEICYTCGERCVYHNGPRLCCCWQ
- the LOC120096511 gene encoding PRAME family member 8-like isoform X3, translating into MSVQTPPTLQKLARQALVRNEAVAVSCVGELPTVLFPALFKEAFEGRHINLVKEMVADWPFPSLPVGALMKTPNLETLQAVLDGVDMRLTRKFHPRCLMTPLETLSVTCYIISQNELNSFSCCKSLFQLKHLELRGVILHDVDIMSLRGFLEKVADTLETLDLQCCRMKDSQLYALLPALRNFSQLTTVKFYSNKFSMPILKDLLQHTANWSTVNVEQYPAPLECYDDSAQVSVERFAQLCRELMDTLRAIRQPYNISFATEICYTCGERCVYHNGPRLCCCWQ